Proteins encoded in a region of the Paenibacillus pedocola genome:
- a CDS encoding alpha/beta fold hydrolase encodes MATNYSYVEAPNLSIKTADGTVYAYRELGEKTGIPVIFFTHLSANLDNWDPRVVDCIAKKHWVITFDNKGVGLSSGKVPDTIEQMARDALTFIHTLGFEQIDILSFSMGGMIAQELLAIEPRLVRKLILSGTGPRGGKGIENVTKLSDRDLIRAIFTLRDIKTYLFFTRTDNGKQKAKEFLVRIKERKEARDKMMSIKGYRRQLKAIHEWGMAKPADLSGITQPTLVVNGDDDRMVPTSNSYDLVQRIPNSKLIIYKDSGHGGIFQNHDEFVKSVIAFLDK; translated from the coding sequence ATGGCAACTAACTATTCATATGTAGAAGCACCAAATCTAAGTATTAAGACGGCTGATGGAACAGTTTACGCGTACCGTGAACTAGGAGAGAAAACGGGTATCCCAGTCATCTTTTTCACTCATCTATCTGCTAATCTGGACAACTGGGACCCACGCGTAGTGGATTGTATTGCCAAAAAACATTGGGTCATTACATTTGATAATAAGGGTGTTGGACTTTCTAGTGGGAAAGTTCCAGATACGATTGAACAAATGGCAAGAGATGCGTTGACGTTCATTCATACATTGGGATTTGAGCAAATCGATATTTTGTCATTTTCGATGGGTGGTATGATTGCACAAGAACTTTTGGCCATCGAACCAAGACTTGTTCGTAAACTTATTTTGTCAGGAACTGGCCCGCGTGGTGGTAAAGGCATTGAAAATGTTACGAAACTTTCTGATCGTGATCTGATACGTGCCATCTTCACGTTGAGAGATATTAAAACCTATTTATTCTTCACGCGAACAGATAATGGCAAACAGAAAGCAAAAGAATTCTTGGTACGTATCAAAGAACGTAAAGAAGCGCGAGATAAGATGATGAGTATCAAAGGATATCGTAGACAACTTAAAGCCATCCACGAATGGGGAATGGCAAAACCTGCTGATTTGTCAGGAATTACGCAACCTACACTTGTAGTAAATGGTGACGATGACAGAATGGTACCTACATCAAATTCCTATGATTTGGTTCAACGGATTCCAAATAGCAAGCTCATTATTTATAAAGATTCCGGTCACGGTGGGATTTTTCAAAATCATGATGAATTTGTGAAATCAGTAATAGCATTTTTAGATAAATAA
- a CDS encoding TetR/AcrR family transcriptional regulator: MARSKEFEENVVLEKAMKLFWEQGYEKTSMTDLVKHMGIHRRSLYDTFGDKHTLFLKAMDRFRDKVNAELVGEVKRSKNATEALQLIFSYVISGEEDSPFGCLMVNSAVELAMRDAEVDLKTTELFTLSEQLFKDIILWGQQDGEFSSDYNADDLAEHLHAVYVGLRVMTRTSIRKEKLHRIADFSIKLLTK; this comes from the coding sequence ATGGCAAGAAGCAAAGAATTCGAAGAGAACGTGGTATTAGAAAAGGCGATGAAGCTCTTTTGGGAACAAGGCTACGAGAAGACATCTATGACGGATCTGGTCAAGCATATGGGAATTCATCGAAGAAGTTTATATGACACATTTGGCGACAAGCATACGCTGTTTCTAAAAGCAATGGACCGATTTCGCGATAAAGTAAATGCTGAGCTTGTAGGAGAAGTTAAACGCTCTAAGAATGCAACGGAGGCACTTCAACTTATTTTTAGTTACGTGATATCTGGTGAAGAAGATTCACCTTTCGGTTGTTTGATGGTGAATTCAGCGGTGGAATTGGCAATGCGTGATGCTGAGGTGGATTTAAAGACCACAGAATTGTTTACATTATCAGAACAACTGTTCAAAGATATTATTCTGTGGGGACAGCAGGATGGAGAGTTTAGCTCAGATTATAATGCCGACGATCTAGCGGAACATCTGCATGCAGTTTATGTAGGGTTAAGGGTAATGACAAGGACCTCCATACGTAAAGAAAAATTACACCGTATAGCCGATTTTTCGATTAAACTTTTAACTAAGTAA